TCATAGTGCCTGATGTCGCCGGCCCAGCTCAGCTCATCGGGCCTCAGCCCCAGGAAGGCGGTGAAGGGAGACGAGGTGGCACGCTGGCAGTCGGCGCAGTGACAGACCAGATTGCGGATGATGTCGCCGGAATATCTCCAGGTGACCGCTCCGCACATGCAGTGCCCGTTGAGTGCCATCGCTTCCCCCTTGGCCATGCGTTCATCATTGCCGGCGCAGCCGATACTGACACATCGCCGCTTGGAAAATGGCGAGTCAGCGGCTTACGCGCGCTTCTTTGCGACCTTGGTGGATTTGTCCTTCGGCGGCAGTGTCTGGACAAAGGCCAGAGCAAGATCGAGCCAGAAGGCGAGCTCGGACTCGCTCGCCGTGCCTTCCGGCCCGACGTGGAGGTAGCCTTCCATCAAGCGCCCGCCCATTTCCATCGGACGCGCATGGGGACGAGCAGCCGCCGCCGCATGCGCGTCCTTGCCGACGCGGACCAACAGCCCACGCTTCGAGGTGCCGATCAGTAGGTTGCCGTCGATCATGAAGCAGGTGCCGCCGAACATCTTCTGCTCGGTGAAGATGCGCTTGCCGAGGGCGGCGCGCAAGCGCTCGACCATCGGGTCGGGCGCGACGCTGGTAGAGGGCCTTTCCATGCTCACCACTCCAACTTGGATGATGTCAGGCAAGCATGGAAGCGGGTGGCGTTTCAAGCTCGCTTCCCCTTCTCCCCTTGTGGGAGAAGGTGGCCTAGCGAAGCTCGGACGGATGAGGGGTGCTCCAGCTTGACGCACACCTTGGTCAGTCTCGGATGGCGCCAAGTTCACCAGCGCTCGCTCCGTCCAACACCCCTCATCCGTCTCGGCGCTATCGCGCCGATCCACCTTCTCCCACAAGGGGAGAAGGAAAAAGGCGCCTCACCCCGGCACGCTTGCTTTCAGTTCCGGAAACTTCTCATCAAACCTCGCGGCCCAGCGCACGAGCCGGCTTCGGCCCTTCTCCCATTGGCCGGAAAAGCGCAGCGCGAGATAGCCAAGGGTGGCGCGCAGCGCCATGTGGCCGGCGGTGATCTTCTTCGGCAACTTGGGCGGGTTGGCGTTGATGAGGTCGAGCGCGGTGGTGATCTTGCCCCACTGGCGGTCGAGCCAGGGCTGGTAGACCATCTCTTCCGGCCGCGTCCGCCGCTCATAGACCATCGACAGCGCGCAGTCGCAAATGCCGTCGGCCAGCGCCTCGAGAACTTCCGCCTCGAGCCGCTTGTCGGGGTTGCGCGGGAACAGCGCGTTCTTCGACAGCCGGTTGAGATGCTGGGTAATAGTGCGGCTGTCATAGATCGAGCGGCCATCCTCCAGCACCAGCACCGGGATCTTGCCGAGCGGATTGGCCGAGATCAGTTCGGCGGGCTTGTCCTCCGTCTTGACCGGCACGAGGTCGATGGCGATGCCGGCGTAGACGGCCGCCATACGGACCTTCGAGCTATAGGGGGACGTGGAAGCATAGAGCAGTTTCGGCATGATCGATTTCCCAGTTGTCTGCCGCACTGTTGACCGAATCGAACCTCCAGGGCAACGGCCCAGCAAAGCCGATCCGGATTAGCCACGTCTTGCCGACGCGGACGCGGCAACAAAAAAGCCCCCGGAAAGTTTTGCCTGACGGCAAATTTCCGGGAGCTTTAGGAGGAGCGTCCGCTCCGACTCCGCTCGCTCAGACACCGAATTGGCGAGAGGGGTGCCTGAATAGCACCCGCCCTCAGCCGTTGCGGTTCGCGCGCGAAGCTACGCGATTACTTCTTGGCGGCCGGCTTCTTCGCCGGAGCTGCCTTCTTGACGGCTGCCGGAGCCTTGGCCGCGGCGGCCTTCAGCGGAGCCTTGGCGGCGGGCTTGGCCGCGGCCTTCGCTGCCGGCTTCTTGGCGGCGGGCTTGGCTGCTGCCTTTGCGGCGGGCTTTGCCGCGGCCTTCGCGGCCGGCTTTGCTGCTGCCTTGGCGGCGGGCTTTGCTGCTGCCTTGGCGGCGGGCTTTGCCGCGGCCTTCGCGGCCGGCTTCGCTGCTGCCTTGGCCGGAGCCTTGGCGGCTGCCTTCGGTGCCGCTGCCTTCTTAACTGCTGCAGGTTTCGCGGCAGCCTTAGCTGCCGGCTTCTTTGCCGGCGCTTTCGCCGCCGGCGCCTTGGTTGTGGTCTTTGCCATGCGATGCCCCTTGCGTTTTGCCTAAGGTCGTGAGTGACCCGGCATGCTCATGCATATCTGACTCGCGACTGTCTAGCCAGCGAAGCAACACAATGATTTTCAGTTATTGAATTTTGGTTACACGAAGATGCATCTCATCGAAAAATTGTGAGCGAATCTGTCACTTTCGAAGTGAAGGCCCGGCGCACAGATTTTCGCGTGGCTTCTATCACCCGATGATCCATCCATTCGCGGCATAAGCTTATATCGTAATGTGAGCACAGTGCTCACAATAGAGAACCAGCCGCTGAACACCGGCTTCATCTTGTCCAGCGAAAACATCTACAGATGAATCGGCCACGCGAGGCGGTCAAAGCTTACGCGTTTGAAAGCGAGCTTAAAGCTCATATTCCAGTTCCACCGGCGATCTCTGCCGGCTTGCGTCCGCCCTGCAGGCGGCGCGCCGGTTCGACCCGGTGCAGGTGCACGGCGTAGGTGTCCCAGGGCGGCGAGACCGCGATCCCGGCCAACATTCGGCCGACCTCGCCGCGATGATAGCCGCCGTGCAGGACGACATGGGTCAGCATCTCCTGCCTCGTCATGCAGCCCTTGTCGCCATCGGTGAAGGTGAAGGCGATCGGCTCGGCAAGTGCCTGCTCCGAAATGGTTTCGAGATGGTCGAGATACCAGCGATCGACCTCGACGAGGTTGGCGCGCAGCACGTGCGGCTCGGGCGTGTCCGGCGCATTGTCGCCCGCATAGCCGTGGGCCACGCCCTCCAGATGCGCGGCAAAGATCCGCGACACGACATGGATATGGTTCATCAGGCGGATCGCGGCGTGTCGCTCTGCCGCGCCGCGGGAGGGATCCAATCCGGCAAGCGTCTCCAAGAGCTCGTCATTCGCCCAGGCCTGATAGGCAAGCAGGCCCTTCAGCAAGGTCTTGGCGCTCATCTTCGTGGCTCCATTTGCGTTGGCGAAATGAATGTGAGTATCCTCTTCATATTCTCGGGAGACGGGCCAGCATGTCTACTCGCATTGCAAAGCCGGCCGCGCGCATGCGCAAGCAGCCGCGCCAGGCGCGTTCGATCGCCACCGTCGAGGCGATCATCGAAGCCGGTGCTCACGTTCTGAGCGAGCTCGGCTGGGCCGGCTTCTCCACCAACAAGGTGGCCGAGGCCGCGGGCGTCAGCATCGGCTCGCTCTATCAGTATTTTCCCGACAAGCTCGCTCTGGTCGAAGCGATCCGGCGCCGTCACTTCGATCATGTGCTGTCGGTGATTCGCGAAGCGTCGGCGGAGGAGAAGCCGCTCAGGCAATTCGCGCGCGAGCTGGTGCGCGGCATGATCGGCGCGCACTCGATCCATCCGACGCTGCACCAGGTGCTGCTCGACGAGGCGCCGGGCGACCGCGGCTCACGCGCCGCGCATGCCTCGTTCCAGGCGCGCTATCTCGAACATTACGCCGCGGCCGTCGCGCAGTACCGCAAGCGCCGCAAGGACACTGAGACGATGGCGCGCGTGCTCTCCTCGGCGGTCGAGGGCGTGATCCACAACGCGGCACGGCGCAACATGCTCGACGCGCCGGAACTGCAGAAGCAGCTCGTCGAGCTGATCTCGGCCTATCTGTCAGGTAGCCGGGCTATCTAACCTGTCGGGCGGCAAGGCAGCCGGGGACGGCGCCAGTGGACGAGGCCTGCGGTGGCTCGCGTACCGCTACGCCGCTTCGCACGGTCGCCGGCAAATAATTCGCATCGCCTGTCGATTCCGCCGATCCCCGTTCGTCGTATCATTGCAACCAAACAACGAAGGACGACACACCGATGCGTTTCATGATGCTGATGATCCCCGGCGGCTACGCGACCGCGGCTCCCGACGTCAGGCCCGAAGCGGAAGCCGTGGCGACGATGATGAAATACAATGAAGAGCTAAAGCGCGCCGGCGTGCTGCTCGCGCTCGACGGGCTGCATCCGCCGTCCTCGGGCGCACGGGTCTCCTTCAAGGGGGCCAAGCCCACCGTTACCGACGGCCCGTTCGCGGAGGTCAAGGAAGTGCTCGGCGGCTATTGGATGATCGACGTGCGCTCGCCCGAGGAAGCCGTGGAATGGGCGCGGCGCTGTCCGGCCGGAGAAAACGACGTCATCGAAATCCGGCGCGTTTTTGAGATGAACGATTTTCCCGAGGACGTCCAGAAGGCCGCCGAAGGGTTCGGCGAGCTGAAGGGTTGATCGCCACGGCGGCGATCGAAGCGGTCTGGCGGATAGAGCAACCAAAGCTAGCCGCCGGGCTCACCCGCTTTTTGCGCGATGTCGGGCTGGCCGAAGAGGTGGTGCAGGATGCTTTCGTGCTGGCGCTGGAACGCTGGCCTGGGGAAGGCATTCCACACAATCCGGCCGCCTGGCTGACCCGGGTCGCCACCAACCGGGCGCTCGACCGGCTGCGCCGAACCGTGCTGATCGACGGCAAGCATCGCCAGTTGGCCGTCGACCTCGCCGAGCTGGAGCGCGAGATGCCCGACATCGAGGCGGCGCTGGACGAGGACATAGACGACGATCTGTTGCGGCTGATCTTCACCGCCTGCCATCCAGTGCTGGCGCCCGAACAGCGCGCGGCGCTTGCGCTCAGGATGCTCGGCGGCCTGTCGACGCCTCAGATCGCACGCGCCTTCCTGGCGCCGGAGGCGACCGTCGCCCAGCGTATCGTGCGCGCCAAAAGAACGCTGCGCGAAGCCGGCATTGCCTTCGAGATGCCGCGCGGGCAGGAGCGGCGCGAGCGCCTCGGCGCCGTGCTGGAGGTGATCTACCTGATCTTCAACGAAGGCTACGTCGCTTCCGCTGGACCGGACTGGCTGCGCACGGATCTCTGCGGCGAGGCCATGCGCCTCGGCCGTCTGCTGGCGGCCCTGGTGCCGCAGGAGCCCGAGACGCTCGGCCTGGTGGCCCTGATGGAGCTCAGCGCGTCGCGCTTTGGCGCCCGCATCGACGCAGCGGGCAACCCGGTCCTTCTGCTCGACCAGGACCGCAGCCGCTGGGACTGGTCGCTGATCCGGCGCGGCCTCGATGGGTTGAACCGCGCGATGGCGCTGACGCCGACACCTGGCCCCTATCAGCTGCAAGCGATGATCGCCGCCTGCCATGCACGCGCCGTGAGCGCGGCCGACACCGACTGGATCGCCATCGCGGCATACTACCAGGCGCTTGCGCTTGCAGCGCCCTCGCCCATCGTCGAGGTCAACCGGGCGGTCGCTGCCGGCATGGCGTTCGGACCGCCGCAAGGGTTGGCGATTACCGACGCGCTGCGGGACGAACCTCGGCTCAAGGATACGCATTTGTTGCCCACGGTGCGCGGCGATCTTCTGGCGAAGCTCGGACGGATAGACGAAGCCCGCGCCGAATTCCGCCGCGCCGCCGGGTTGGCCGGCAATGAGCGGGAACGGGCGCTGTTGCTTGCGCGGGCTGGTCGTGGAGAAGCCAACTCAGGATAGGCCGGCGGGACAGCGCCTACCTCAGCTGTCTATCGCCTGCCATTGAACCGGCGTCTCTCAGCGCGTGGCGACCACGGCCACGCCGGCGCCGATCATCACGCCACCGGCGGCGCGGTTGACGCGGCGCACGATCGCTGGTGTGCGCAAGAGGCCGCGGGCTCGGCCGGCGAGCAGGACATGTCCGCCGATGACCACGGCCTCGACGATCAGGATCACCGTCGCCAACACGCCAAGATCGCCTGTGTTGAGCGACGCGCCGACCACATTGGGCAGCAACGCGACATAGAACAGCGGCATCTTCGGATTGCCGAGGTTGAGCGCGATGCCGGCGGCGAAGGTCGCCAGCAAGCCGCGCCGGTTCGATACCGGCTGCGATGCCGGGACCACGGGAATGGCGGTCCACAACCTGATGCCAATCCAGATCAGATAGGCCGCACCGCCATAGCGAAGCACAGTCATGACGACCGCCATCTTGGCGGCGAGGATCGACAGACCGAAGGTGGCGAGCACCAGAAAGATGAGGATACCGACCACCGTCCCGGCCCCATAGGCGATGCCCGACGCGGCGCCGCTGGAGATCGTGCGGGCGACGATCGTCATATTGTCGGGACCCGGACTGGCGGCGAACACGAAGAAGGCCGCCGCGAAGGCAAGCAGCGTCGTGATATCCATGCCCGTCAGCGCCGCCTCAGCGCAGCACGCGGCAGCGGCCGTTATAGACCAGCCAGCGGTCGAAGCCCAAGACGCAGAACTCGACATTGTCGCCGATCGAGGCAAAGCCCTGGCCTTCCTCGATCAGATAGAAGATCGAGCGGTCGTGGCCGTCCGACAGGTTGACGGTGGCGCGGCAATAATGGCGGCCGATCGGCCATTCCTCGCTCGCCGGCTCGTAGCGATGCTGGCGGATGTCGCGGAAATCGGTGATCGCGACGTCCGGCAGATGCGGCACGTGATGCACCTGGTAGGAGAAGCGGTCGGTGATCTTGTTCAGCACCCAGCTTTCGCCGCAGACGCTGCCATCGTCGCCGCTGTAGACCGAAAGGTCGGCGGCCTGCGCCGCCTGGGTGAAGCCCAGCGGAGCGGCAAAGGGAGTGGACAGCGCAACCAGCGCGGCAAGAGCGGAATGGGCGAAGCGAGTCATGACAGCCTCTCGAGGTCGGTTGCACGCACTGTGCGGATTCGCTTGGCGGCGGTCAAGCGGTCGCGAAAACAATGGTTTCCGCAAAGCTTCGTTGCGGATTTGCCGGTTGATCAGTAAGTGCCGGCAAGCAGCAGCCCGCCGATGACGGCAATGTTGATCAGGAAGGCGTTGCGCAGCACCTGGCGCTCCGGCTCCGCGCTAGCCCAGAAACGCAGCAGCATGAGGTTCGTCGCCAGTGTGAAGATGGCCAGAGCGACGGCGGCAAACAGCCGTGCCACGCCAACGGCGAGCAGCGAGCCCGCGATGATCTCGACCGTCGAACCGGCGGCCAGCATCAGCGCCGGAGCCGGAAATTTCTGCGCGGCCAGATAGTCGCGCATCGCCCCGAATTTGAGGAAATGCTCTATGCCGGCGAAGACGAACACGCCGCCGATGAGGAGAGCGCCGAGCGCTTGAACGATTTGAACGAGCATGGCGATCTCCTCTCGACGTGCGTGGCTCCGTTCACTCCTCGGGGATGAAGGCTGGGTTGTAGACGACCTCCCACAGATGATCGTCGGGATCCTGGAAATAGCCGGCATAGCCGCCCCAGAAGGTCTTCTGCGCCGGCTTGACCACGCGCGCGCCGGCCTTGACGGCCTCAGCCATCACCGCGTCGACCTCAGCCTCGCTGCCGACATTGTGGCCGATGGTCAATTCGGTCGGGCTGCGGCCGCTTTGCGGCACGGTGGCATCCCAGGCGATGCTGGCGCGCTCGTAGATGGCGAATTTCAGGCCGCCGGCGAGATCGAAGAAGGCGACGGCGCCATGCTCGAATTCGCGGCCGATGATGCCCTCGGTCGGCAGGCCGAGGCCGTCGCGATAGAATTTGAGGGAGACCTCCAGATCGTCGACGCCGAGCGTCAATACGGTGATGCGAGCTTTCATTTCTCTCACTCCTTTCTATATCCGTGACCACAGTCGCAAACGGATGCGGTCCGATGCGAGCGCGTGAAGCGCCGTGAAGTTCCGTCCGTTTTGCCATGGATGACGCGGCCGGCATTGAACATTTCGGCCAAAATGACCGTCACACCGATCCGGCAACCCCGCTGGAGCAGATCGGAGAGGAGATGGAACCGGTCCTGGCACAGACCACCGGCTTTTTTCGGGAGCGGCCTGCCGCCGGCAGGCTGGCCGATGCCTTCTCCGCTGTCTGGGTCCATCGCATGGACGAGCGGGCCGTTCCCCCTATCGTCATCACGCCGGACGCGACGATCGACCTGCAATGGATCGATGGCCGCTTCCGTATCGCCGGCCCGGACAAGGAGCCGCAGATCGAGCAGCCTGCCGCTGGGGTGGTGATCGTGGGCTTCCGCTTCCGGCCAGGCGCGGCGGCGGGCTGGCTCGGCGTGCCGGCCGGCGAAATCGTCGGCGGACGGCTTGATCTCGGCGAGCTGTGGAGCACGCGCAGCCGCGAGCTTTCAGACCGGATCAGAGCGACGCCCAACCTCGCCGATCTGGTTCGGCGCCTGGAGGAGACGATCGGCGCGCACACGGAAGGACGCGCTGTGCTCGACCCTCAGATGGGCCGGGCTTTCGAGGTCATACACGAAGGTTTGCCGCCGGAAACGCCGCTGGTTCCGTTCCTGCAACGCCAGTTGCATATGAGCGAGCGGACGCTGCGCCGGCGTTTCGAGGACGCTTTCGGCTATGGTCCGAAGACGCTCGACCGCATCCTGCGCTTCCACCGGTTCCGGCGCATGCAGCGGCAGCAGGGCGAAGCCTCGACCGCGCTGCTCGCGATCGAGGCGGGCTATGCCGACCAGGCGCATCTGATCCGCGAAAGCCGGCGGCTGACCGGCGTGACGCCCTCGGCGTTGGCTTGAGCGAACGCAGGCGCCCTACTCGCCCGCCAGCCAATCAGAACTCCAGCGCGACGGCTGCCGGACGGCGAGCACCTTATGGAGGGCGGGCAACAGGACCTTCAATTCGCCTTCCAGCGTGTAGGGCGGATTGACCACCACCAGCCCGCTGCCGTCGAGGCTGGCCTCATCCGAGGCGGGCCGTATCTCGAAGGCGATGTCGAGCAGCTTCGGAATGCCGGTTTCCTTCAGAGCACCGCGGAAGGCCGTCACCGCCCTGCGATCCTTGATCGGATACCAGAGCGCGTAGATGCCACCCGGCCAGCGCCGGTGCGCCTTGCGCAGA
This region of Mesorhizobium sp. M2A.F.Ca.ET.046.03.2.1 genomic DNA includes:
- a CDS encoding TfoX/Sxy family protein, which codes for MERPSTSVAPDPMVERLRAALGKRIFTEQKMFGGTCFMIDGNLLIGTSKRGLLVRVGKDAHAAAAARPHARPMEMGGRLMEGYLHVGPEGTASESELAFWLDLALAFVQTLPPKDKSTKVAKKRA
- a CDS encoding glutathione S-transferase family protein, encoding MPKLLYASTSPYSSKVRMAAVYAGIAIDLVPVKTEDKPAELISANPLGKIPVLVLEDGRSIYDSRTITQHLNRLSKNALFPRNPDKRLEAEVLEALADGICDCALSMVYERRTRPEEMVYQPWLDRQWGKITTALDLINANPPKLPKKITAGHMALRATLGYLALRFSGQWEKGRSRLVRWAARFDEKFPELKASVPG
- a CDS encoding DinB family protein; protein product: MSAKTLLKGLLAYQAWANDELLETLAGLDPSRGAAERHAAIRLMNHIHVVSRIFAAHLEGVAHGYAGDNAPDTPEPHVLRANLVEVDRWYLDHLETISEQALAEPIAFTFTDGDKGCMTRQEMLTHVVLHGGYHRGEVGRMLAGIAVSPPWDTYAVHLHRVEPARRLQGGRKPAEIAGGTGI
- a CDS encoding TetR/AcrR family transcriptional regulator, whose amino-acid sequence is MRKQPRQARSIATVEAIIEAGAHVLSELGWAGFSTNKVAEAAGVSIGSLYQYFPDKLALVEAIRRRHFDHVLSVIREASAEEKPLRQFARELVRGMIGAHSIHPTLHQVLLDEAPGDRGSRAAHASFQARYLEHYAAAVAQYRKRRKDTETMARVLSSAVEGVIHNAARRNMLDAPELQKQLVELISAYLSGSRAI
- a CDS encoding YciI family protein — its product is MRFMMLMIPGGYATAAPDVRPEAEAVATMMKYNEELKRAGVLLALDGLHPPSSGARVSFKGAKPTVTDGPFAEVKEVLGGYWMIDVRSPEEAVEWARRCPAGENDVIEIRRVFEMNDFPEDVQKAAEGFGELKG
- a CDS encoding RNA polymerase sigma factor; translated protein: MIATAAIEAVWRIEQPKLAAGLTRFLRDVGLAEEVVQDAFVLALERWPGEGIPHNPAAWLTRVATNRALDRLRRTVLIDGKHRQLAVDLAELEREMPDIEAALDEDIDDDLLRLIFTACHPVLAPEQRAALALRMLGGLSTPQIARAFLAPEATVAQRIVRAKRTLREAGIAFEMPRGQERRERLGAVLEVIYLIFNEGYVASAGPDWLRTDLCGEAMRLGRLLAALVPQEPETLGLVALMELSASRFGARIDAAGNPVLLLDQDRSRWDWSLIRRGLDGLNRAMALTPTPGPYQLQAMIAACHARAVSAADTDWIAIAAYYQALALAAPSPIVEVNRAVAAGMAFGPPQGLAITDALRDEPRLKDTHLLPTVRGDLLAKLGRIDEARAEFRRAAGLAGNERERALLLARAGRGEANSG
- a CDS encoding LysE family translocator, producing MDITTLLAFAAAFFVFAASPGPDNMTIVARTISSGAASGIAYGAGTVVGILIFLVLATFGLSILAAKMAVVMTVLRYGGAAYLIWIGIRLWTAIPVVPASQPVSNRRGLLATFAAGIALNLGNPKMPLFYVALLPNVVGASLNTGDLGVLATVILIVEAVVIGGHVLLAGRARGLLRTPAIVRRVNRAAGGVMIGAGVAVVATR
- a CDS encoding DoxX family protein yields the protein MLVQIVQALGALLIGGVFVFAGIEHFLKFGAMRDYLAAQKFPAPALMLAAGSTVEIIAGSLLAVGVARLFAAVALAIFTLATNLMLLRFWASAEPERQVLRNAFLINIAVIGGLLLAGTY
- a CDS encoding VOC family protein — protein: MKARITVLTLGVDDLEVSLKFYRDGLGLPTEGIIGREFEHGAVAFFDLAGGLKFAIYERASIAWDATVPQSGRSPTELTIGHNVGSEAEVDAVMAEAVKAGARVVKPAQKTFWGGYAGYFQDPDDHLWEVVYNPAFIPEE
- a CDS encoding helix-turn-helix domain-containing protein, which gives rise to MEPVLAQTTGFFRERPAAGRLADAFSAVWVHRMDERAVPPIVITPDATIDLQWIDGRFRIAGPDKEPQIEQPAAGVVIVGFRFRPGAAAGWLGVPAGEIVGGRLDLGELWSTRSRELSDRIRATPNLADLVRRLEETIGAHTEGRAVLDPQMGRAFEVIHEGLPPETPLVPFLQRQLHMSERTLRRRFEDAFGYGPKTLDRILRFHRFRRMQRQQGEASTALLAIEAGYADQAHLIRESRRLTGVTPSALA